Proteins from a genomic interval of Synechococcus sp. A15-28:
- a CDS encoding AbrB family transcriptional regulator — MLTGSDLLNRVKELGDISKTDLARGCGYVSTKKDGGERVNFTAFYEALLEAKGVSLSTGGSAGIGKGGRKLSYIATVQGNGNLLVGKAYTAMLNLNPGDEFEIKLGKKAIRLIPVGGSEEDESGEE; from the coding sequence ATGCTGACTGGTTCCGACCTTCTCAATCGGGTCAAAGAACTTGGTGATATCAGTAAAACTGACCTTGCCAGGGGTTGTGGCTACGTCTCCACCAAAAAGGACGGCGGCGAGCGAGTCAATTTCACGGCGTTCTACGAGGCTCTTCTGGAAGCCAAGGGGGTCAGCCTGTCCACCGGTGGATCCGCTGGTATTGGTAAGGGTGGTCGGAAGCTGTCTTACATCGCGACGGTTCAGGGCAACGGAAATCTCCTGGTGGGAAAGGCCTACACCGCAATGTTGAACCTGAATCCTGGAGATGAGTTCGAGATAAAGCTTGGCAAGAAAGCGATTCGCCTGATTCCTGTTGGAGGCAGCGAAGAGGACGAGTCCGGCGAAGAGTGA
- a CDS encoding OsmC family protein: MTSISGNYSGDLRCTSVHRPSGSALETDAPADNQGRGERFSPTDLVATALNTCLLTIMGIVAERHGWDLLGCKARVEKVMTTEPPRKIACLEVWIELPAHLDPKARRILDKAAENCPVKLSLEASIPMIFHWS, encoded by the coding sequence GTGACCTCTATCAGCGGCAACTACAGCGGGGACCTGCGTTGTACGTCGGTGCACCGCCCATCGGGATCAGCCCTGGAAACCGATGCTCCTGCAGATAACCAAGGCCGGGGTGAGCGCTTCTCTCCCACCGATTTGGTGGCAACAGCCCTGAACACCTGCCTCCTGACGATCATGGGGATCGTTGCCGAGCGCCATGGCTGGGATCTCCTGGGCTGCAAAGCCCGTGTTGAGAAGGTGATGACCACGGAGCCTCCTCGCAAAATCGCCTGTCTTGAGGTGTGGATCGAGCTCCCTGCTCATCTCGATCCAAAGGCCCGCAGGATTCTTGATAAGGCTGCTGAGAACTGCCCGGTCAAACTGAGTCTGGAGGCAAGTATTCCGATGATCTTCCACTGGAGCTGA
- the ccsB gene encoding c-type cytochrome biogenesis protein CcsB, translating to MQSLPFDLVTGLGFGAFLLLLLALPLAFWAVSSKARTGIVQLLVALANLLLTAQLVLRWWESGHFPISNLYESLCFLAWACTLTQLLVERSWPSPIVAAAATPMGLGCIAFASFALPDQLQSAAPLVPALRSSWLVMHVSVIMVSYAALLVGSLLSFAVLVTDRGEALELRSSSIGSGGFRQSVAATEGGVLQLQSVQLSTTEQLDSLSYRTITVGFLMLTVGIVSGAVWANEAWGSYWSWDPKETWALICWLVYAAYLHTRLSRGWQGRRPALVAVVGLVVIAVCYIGVNLLGIGLHSYGWFFGSLVIPGSSR from the coding sequence GTGCAGTCCCTTCCGTTTGATCTCGTCACCGGCCTCGGGTTCGGAGCCTTTCTGCTGCTTCTGCTGGCCCTGCCGCTGGCCTTCTGGGCTGTTTCCTCCAAAGCCCGGACCGGCATCGTTCAGCTGCTGGTGGCGCTGGCCAACCTGCTGCTGACGGCTCAGCTGGTTCTGCGTTGGTGGGAATCCGGCCATTTCCCGATCAGCAACCTGTACGAGTCTCTGTGCTTTCTGGCCTGGGCCTGCACCCTCACGCAATTGCTGGTGGAACGCTCCTGGCCATCACCGATCGTGGCCGCTGCCGCCACGCCGATGGGTCTCGGCTGCATTGCCTTCGCCAGCTTCGCCTTGCCGGATCAGTTGCAGAGTGCTGCACCGTTGGTGCCTGCCCTCCGCTCCAGCTGGCTGGTGATGCATGTGAGCGTAATCATGGTGAGTTATGCCGCTCTTCTGGTGGGTTCCCTGCTTTCATTCGCCGTGCTGGTGACGGATCGGGGGGAAGCTCTGGAACTGCGCAGCAGCTCGATCGGCAGCGGTGGTTTTCGCCAATCGGTCGCTGCCACAGAAGGGGGCGTGCTGCAGTTGCAATCCGTTCAGCTGAGCACCACGGAGCAACTGGACAGTCTCAGTTACCGCACCATCACCGTTGGCTTCCTGATGCTCACTGTTGGCATCGTCAGCGGAGCTGTGTGGGCCAACGAAGCCTGGGGCAGCTACTGGAGCTGGGATCCGAAAGAGACCTGGGCACTGATCTGCTGGCTGGTGTATGCGGCTTATCTGCACACCCGTCTCAGCCGTGGCTGGCAGGGGCGCCGTCCGGCCCTTGTTGCCGTGGTGGGTCTGGTGGTGATCGCGGTCTGCTACATCGGGGTGAATCTGCTTGGCATCGGTTTGCATAGCTATGGCTGGTTCTTCGGAAGCCTTGTTATTCCGGGCTCTAGTCGATAA